One region of Permianibacter fluminis genomic DNA includes:
- a CDS encoding bifunctional diguanylate cyclase/phosphodiesterase, which yields MTNDTVLALSQACHAEVPLDSALSQLTSVLASALQASRVSIWQRNEQSCLFCRAESAADNPLRRAAVFSAQQCPRYFQQLQTRQLLISSDPQQDPRLAELAAGYLAPFAISALLEMPVHAGGQLWGVLRVEQNNGRREWSAADQSLLILAGELLEQRLQHEQLQTQLGKLQQINAMQQAILDGADYAIISTDVDGVIRSFNAAATRMLGYPAEAVIGKLTPALFHDADEVLQRATELSQQLGEPINSGFDVFVALSRRGQAEQRQWTYIRSDGSRFPVLLSVTPIREHGDGISGFLGIAADLSEQQKTRASLRDSEARYHTLFEGTGDSIFLMRGEQFVDCNPATLKMFGCTREQIIGQPPYRFSPEFQPDGRRSDEKAVEKITAAFNGMTQKFDWLHCQYDGTPFDAEVTLNIVTIAGEPHLLATVRDQSERKRADAELAQSRKELLERNESLRLINQLSTQLHGSADTQLILQMATDALLGLSQSPHVMICLQDDDPMAPHVNVSAGFAAERFPVGELTPLVEALDRVLAKQPGLFVCPALTDGEPFPTAVRDRLQHAGVQAGVVIPLPYREKVLGRIGLWYREPRDFGDIELDSFTAIGNTVALAIASARHVDGLEYLAHHDSLTGLPNRMFLHREFAARMAHRKTDNGRAALMLMDLDRFKEINDTLGHHVGDLLLQQIGPRLKSAFAGQDGVLCRLGGDEFTLLLPDGITAAAENGEGHIEASVENDVEAMRQFAQQLLKALRAPYDVAAMQLMVDASIGIAFYPDDGDDSHALLRSADVAMYEAKRKGGGVAIYDRSQDQNSPERLAMMADLDLALRERQLLLHYQPKLELKSGRITGFEALVRWQHPRFGLLFPDSFLPMAEMSEAIHPLTELVLDMALAQLQQWQTRGLKLNMAVNLSARNLRDDRILQTIQTGLQRYQVEPAQLELEITETALMDEPEQAAFRLDRMAELGVRIAIDDYGAGYSSLGYLHRLPIHALKIDRLFVRDMFSNEHDTIIVRSTIALAHNLGLQVVAEGVEDSQTQMLLLGMGCDHIQGYHLSRPMPPDQLGRFLQNP from the coding sequence ATGACCAACGATACCGTGCTGGCCCTGAGCCAGGCCTGCCATGCCGAAGTGCCGCTGGACTCCGCCCTGAGTCAGTTGACCTCGGTGCTGGCGAGCGCGCTACAAGCCTCTCGCGTCAGCATCTGGCAACGCAATGAACAGTCCTGTCTGTTTTGCCGGGCCGAGTCCGCTGCCGACAATCCGCTGCGCCGAGCCGCGGTCTTTTCCGCCCAGCAATGCCCGCGCTACTTTCAGCAACTGCAAACTCGGCAGCTGTTAATCAGCAGCGATCCGCAGCAAGACCCACGGCTGGCCGAACTGGCAGCCGGTTATCTGGCGCCGTTCGCCATCTCGGCGCTGCTGGAAATGCCTGTGCACGCCGGCGGTCAGCTCTGGGGCGTATTGCGGGTGGAACAGAACAATGGCCGTCGGGAATGGAGCGCCGCGGATCAGTCACTGCTCATACTGGCAGGCGAGCTGCTGGAGCAACGGCTACAACACGAACAACTGCAAACGCAGCTTGGCAAGCTGCAACAGATCAACGCGATGCAGCAGGCGATACTGGACGGCGCCGATTACGCGATTATCTCCACCGATGTCGATGGCGTGATTCGCAGCTTCAATGCGGCTGCCACCCGCATGCTGGGTTATCCCGCCGAAGCCGTCATCGGCAAGCTAACCCCGGCGCTGTTTCACGATGCCGACGAAGTCCTGCAACGGGCGACCGAACTGAGCCAGCAGCTTGGCGAGCCCATCAATAGCGGCTTTGATGTGTTCGTCGCGCTGTCGCGCCGCGGTCAGGCCGAACAGCGACAATGGACGTACATCCGTAGCGATGGCAGTCGCTTTCCGGTGCTGCTGTCAGTCACTCCGATACGTGAGCATGGCGATGGCATCAGCGGCTTTCTTGGCATTGCCGCCGATCTGAGCGAGCAGCAGAAAACCCGCGCCTCGCTGCGTGACAGCGAAGCCCGCTATCACACCTTGTTTGAAGGCACCGGCGACAGCATCTTCCTGATGCGCGGCGAACAATTTGTCGACTGCAACCCGGCCACGCTGAAAATGTTTGGCTGCACCCGCGAGCAAATCATCGGCCAGCCGCCGTATCGGTTCTCACCAGAGTTTCAGCCGGACGGTCGCCGCTCGGATGAAAAAGCGGTGGAGAAAATCACTGCCGCGTTCAACGGCATGACCCAGAAGTTCGACTGGCTGCATTGCCAGTACGACGGCACCCCGTTCGATGCCGAAGTGACCTTGAATATCGTCACCATTGCCGGCGAGCCGCATTTGCTGGCGACGGTCCGTGATCAATCCGAGCGCAAGCGCGCCGATGCCGAGTTGGCGCAATCACGCAAGGAATTGCTGGAACGCAATGAGAGCTTGCGGCTGATCAATCAGCTGTCGACCCAGCTGCACGGTTCGGCCGACACCCAGCTCATTCTGCAAATGGCGACCGATGCGCTGCTGGGTCTGAGTCAATCTCCGCACGTGATGATCTGCCTGCAGGACGATGACCCGATGGCACCGCACGTCAATGTCAGTGCCGGCTTCGCTGCCGAGCGTTTTCCGGTCGGTGAGCTGACGCCGCTAGTCGAAGCTCTGGATCGGGTTCTAGCCAAACAGCCGGGCTTGTTTGTTTGCCCGGCGCTGACCGATGGCGAGCCGTTCCCGACCGCCGTTCGCGACCGCTTACAGCACGCCGGCGTTCAGGCCGGCGTGGTGATTCCTTTGCCGTATCGCGAGAAGGTGCTCGGCCGCATCGGACTCTGGTATCGCGAGCCGCGCGATTTCGGTGATATCGAACTGGATTCGTTTACTGCCATCGGCAATACCGTTGCGCTGGCGATTGCCAGCGCGCGCCACGTCGATGGTCTGGAATACCTGGCCCACCATGACAGCCTGACCGGGCTGCCGAACCGGATGTTCCTGCATCGTGAGTTTGCCGCTCGCATGGCCCACCGCAAAACCGACAACGGCCGGGCTGCATTGATGCTGATGGATCTGGATCGGTTCAAGGAAATCAATGACACCCTTGGCCATCATGTCGGCGATTTACTGCTGCAACAAATCGGGCCGCGGCTGAAGTCGGCGTTTGCCGGTCAGGACGGCGTGCTGTGCCGGCTCGGTGGCGATGAGTTCACACTGTTGCTGCCCGATGGCATCACGGCCGCTGCGGAGAATGGCGAGGGCCATATCGAGGCCAGTGTCGAGAATGATGTCGAGGCCATGCGCCAGTTCGCCCAGCAATTGCTGAAAGCGCTGCGTGCTCCGTATGACGTGGCCGCCATGCAATTGATGGTGGATGCCAGCATCGGCATTGCATTTTATCCAGACGATGGTGACGACAGCCACGCGCTGCTGCGCAGTGCCGACGTGGCAATGTATGAAGCCAAACGCAAAGGCGGCGGCGTCGCCATTTATGATCGCAGTCAGGATCAGAACAGTCCGGAACGGCTGGCCATGATGGCCGATCTGGATCTGGCGCTGCGCGAGCGCCAGTTGCTGCTGCACTACCAACCCAAACTCGAATTGAAAAGTGGTCGCATCACCGGTTTCGAGGCACTGGTGCGTTGGCAGCATCCGCGTTTTGGTTTGCTGTTTCCGGACAGCTTCCTGCCGATGGCAGAAATGAGCGAAGCCATCCATCCGCTAACCGAGCTGGTGCTCGATATGGCCTTGGCACAATTGCAGCAATGGCAGACACGCGGGCTGAAACTCAACATGGCGGTCAACCTGTCGGCGCGCAATCTGCGCGATGACCGTATTTTGCAGACGATCCAGACCGGCTTGCAGCGCTATCAGGTCGAGCCAGCCCAGTTGGAACTGGAGATCACCGAAACCGCGCTGATGGATGAGCCGGAGCAAGCCGCGTTCCGGCTCGACCGGATGGCCGAGCTCGGCGTCCGCATCGCGATTGATGATTACGGCGCCGGTTATTCCTCGCTGGGTTATCTGCACCGGCTGCCGATTCACGCCTTGAAAATTGACCGACTGTTTGTCCGCGACATGTTCAGCAACGAACACGACACCATCATTGTCCGCTCGACCATTGCGCTGGCGCACAACCTCGGCCTGCAGGTGGTTGCCGAAGGCGTTGAAGACAGCCAGACCCAGATGCTGCTGCTCGGCATGGGCTGCGATCACATTCAGGGTTACCACCTGTCCCGGCCGATGCCACCCGACCAACTCGGCCGCTTCCTGCAGAACCCGTAG
- a CDS encoding SRPBCC domain-containing protein, producing METSAPIVTADQATEVVITRLLNAPRELVFKAWTEPQHVMQWWGPTGFQNTDCQLDLREGGAFALHMTGPDGISYPCLGHYEEISPPERLVLIGEADDRHACGAGLPPRARITVTLVDFHGRTELTIHTRFESATGKQAAVAMGYRTGWEGAFARLADYLRAN from the coding sequence ATGGAAACGTCAGCGCCCATTGTGACAGCAGATCAGGCCACGGAAGTGGTGATCACCCGGTTGCTGAATGCACCGCGTGAACTGGTGTTCAAAGCCTGGACGGAACCGCAGCATGTGATGCAATGGTGGGGCCCGACCGGCTTTCAGAACACCGATTGCCAGCTCGACCTGCGTGAGGGCGGCGCGTTTGCGTTGCACATGACCGGGCCCGATGGCATCAGCTATCCCTGCCTCGGTCACTACGAAGAGATCTCGCCGCCGGAACGGCTGGTGTTGATTGGTGAAGCCGATGACCGCCATGCCTGCGGCGCCGGCTTGCCACCACGCGCGCGGATCACGGTGACGCTGGTCGATTTTCATGGCCGCACTGAATTGACCATCCACACCCGGTTTGAATCCGCGACGGGCAAACAGGCTGCGGTTGCAATGGGTTATCGCACAGGCTGGGAAGGTGCCTTTGCGCGTCTGGCTGATTATTTGCGTGCGAATTGA
- a CDS encoding VOC family protein, protein MNLPVKDVAKTKAFFSALGFSFEPKFSNDDAVCMIVADDIYVMLLVEKFFQSFISKEISDAKKTTEVLLCLSCSSRAEVDELVAKAVAAGGRVLREPQDMGFMYGHSFEDLDGHIWELMYMDPNASM, encoded by the coding sequence GTGAACTTACCCGTCAAAGACGTTGCAAAAACCAAGGCATTCTTCAGCGCGCTCGGGTTTTCCTTCGAGCCAAAATTTTCCAATGACGACGCGGTCTGCATGATTGTCGCGGACGACATCTACGTGATGCTGCTGGTCGAGAAGTTCTTTCAGAGCTTCATCAGCAAGGAAATCAGCGACGCCAAAAAGACCACCGAAGTGCTGCTGTGTCTGTCATGCAGCAGCCGCGCGGAAGTGGATGAGCTGGTCGCCAAGGCGGTCGCAGCCGGCGGTCGCGTGCTGCGCGAGCCACAAGACATGGGCTTCATGTATGGCCACTCGTTCGAAGATCTGGATGGCCATATCTGGGAGCTGATGTACATGGACCCGAATGCCAGCATGTAA
- a CDS encoding VOC family protein: MQIKISSVMVSNQEQALKFYTEKLGFQKMADIPFGDYRWLTVTSPEGIAGVELSLEPMGFAPAKIFQQALYEAGIPATAFLTHDIQAELKKLKARGVVFRGEPTNMGPITAVMFDDTCGNWIHLVQPNQ, translated from the coding sequence ATGCAAATCAAAATCAGCAGCGTGATGGTCAGCAATCAGGAGCAGGCGCTGAAATTTTATACCGAGAAACTCGGCTTTCAGAAAATGGCTGACATTCCATTCGGTGACTATCGCTGGCTGACAGTGACATCACCAGAGGGTATCGCCGGCGTCGAATTGTCACTGGAACCGATGGGCTTTGCGCCGGCCAAGATCTTTCAGCAAGCGTTGTATGAGGCAGGTATTCCAGCGACTGCCTTCCTCACCCATGACATTCAGGCTGAGCTGAAAAAGCTGAAAGCGCGCGGCGTGGTCTTTCGCGGTGAGCCGACCAACATGGGCCCAATAACGGCCGTGATGTTTGACGATACCTGCGGCAACTGGATTCATCTCGTTCAACCCAATCAATAA
- a CDS encoding MFS transporter: protein MKEQLNEKQRWLALIVLCLGVLMIVLDTTIVNVALPSIREDLQFSETSLVWVVNAYMLTFGGFLLLGGRLGDLYGHRKLFLLGLTLFTLASLVCGLANSQGLLIAARAIQGLGGAVVSAVSLSLIMNLFTEPAERAKAMGVYGFVCAGGGSIGVLLGGLLTDMLSWHWIFLVNLPIGAAVYALCLRLLPNLPGHAEGGKLDIAGAVTVTSALMLAVYAVVNGNEAGWTSLQTISLLALAVVLLLSFLAIESRVAQPLMPLALFRLRNVAVSNVVGVLWAAAMFAWFFISALYMQLVLQYSPMQVGLAFLPANLIMAAFSLGLSAKIVMRFGIRGPLAFGLLLAGVGLALFARAPVNGVFLADILPGMVLSGIGAGIALNPVLLAAMSDVEQSESGLASGVVNTSFMMGGALGLAVLASLAAGQTQGAIVAGADTASALTSGYHAAFLVGAAFAILGALLGASLLRAGRHGQTETTATDNTVASALAD, encoded by the coding sequence ATGAAAGAACAGTTGAACGAGAAGCAGCGTTGGCTCGCCCTGATCGTGCTGTGTCTTGGCGTGCTGATGATTGTGCTCGACACTACCATCGTCAACGTCGCGCTGCCGTCGATACGGGAAGATCTGCAGTTCAGCGAGACCTCGCTGGTCTGGGTCGTCAATGCCTACATGCTGACCTTCGGCGGCTTTTTGTTGCTCGGCGGTCGGCTCGGTGATTTGTATGGCCACCGCAAATTGTTTTTGCTCGGCCTGACCCTGTTCACATTGGCCTCACTGGTCTGTGGTCTCGCCAATTCACAAGGTTTGTTGATTGCCGCGCGCGCCATTCAGGGCCTCGGCGGTGCGGTGGTGTCTGCGGTATCGCTGTCGCTGATCATGAACCTGTTTACCGAGCCGGCCGAGCGCGCCAAGGCGATGGGCGTTTACGGTTTTGTTTGTGCCGGCGGCGGCAGCATCGGCGTGTTGCTCGGCGGCTTGCTGACCGACATGCTGAGCTGGCACTGGATTTTTCTGGTCAATCTGCCGATTGGTGCGGCCGTCTACGCGCTCTGCCTGCGACTGCTACCGAACCTGCCCGGTCATGCCGAAGGCGGCAAACTCGATATCGCCGGTGCGGTGACAGTCACCAGCGCCTTGATGCTGGCTGTGTATGCCGTGGTCAATGGCAACGAGGCCGGTTGGACGTCGCTGCAAACCATCAGTTTGCTGGCGCTGGCGGTGGTCCTGTTGCTCAGTTTTCTGGCCATTGAATCGCGCGTGGCGCAGCCGTTGATGCCCTTGGCGTTATTCCGGCTGCGCAATGTCGCGGTATCAAATGTGGTGGGTGTGCTGTGGGCAGCGGCGATGTTTGCCTGGTTCTTTATTTCGGCGCTGTACATGCAGCTGGTATTGCAATACAGCCCGATGCAAGTGGGTCTGGCGTTTCTGCCGGCCAACCTGATCATGGCGGCGTTCTCGCTGGGGTTGTCAGCAAAAATTGTCATGCGCTTTGGCATACGCGGACCGCTAGCATTTGGTTTGTTGCTGGCCGGCGTCGGTTTGGCGCTGTTTGCCCGCGCGCCGGTCAACGGCGTGTTTCTGGCCGATATTCTGCCCGGCATGGTGCTGTCCGGCATTGGTGCCGGCATTGCGCTGAATCCGGTGTTGCTGGCCGCGATGAGTGATGTCGAGCAAAGCGAATCGGGACTGGCTTCGGGCGTAGTCAACACCTCTTTCATGATGGGTGGCGCGCTCGGCTTGGCGGTGCTGGCCAGTCTTGCCGCCGGCCAGACGCAGGGCGCAATCGTCGCAGGCGCCGACACTGCCAGCGCCTTGACCAGCGGTTATCACGCTGCATTTCTTGTTGGTGCCGCCTTCGCCATATTGGGCGCGCTACTTGGCGCCAGTTTGCTGCGGGCCGGCCGCCACGGCCAGACCGAGACCACTGCCACGGACAATACGGTTGCCAGCGCGTTGGCAGACTGA
- a CDS encoding GFA family protein, with protein MKYQGSCHCGKVAFEVEGEITGALACNCSICQRRGSLLWFVPRSAMQLLTPENDASTYTFNKHQIKHRFCSTCGMHPYGEGTAPDGTVMAAINLRCLEGIDLDAIPVQHYDGRAL; from the coding sequence ATGAAATACCAAGGCAGCTGCCATTGCGGCAAGGTGGCGTTTGAAGTGGAAGGAGAGATCACCGGCGCACTCGCCTGCAATTGCTCGATTTGCCAGCGCCGGGGCTCGCTACTGTGGTTTGTGCCGCGCTCGGCCATGCAGTTGCTGACGCCGGAAAACGATGCCAGCACCTACACCTTCAACAAGCACCAGATCAAGCACCGGTTTTGTTCGACCTGCGGCATGCACCCGTACGGTGAAGGCACGGCGCCGGACGGCACAGTGATGGCGGCTATCAATCTTCGTTGCCTGGAAGGAATTGATCTGGATGCCATTCCGGTGCAGCACTACGACGGCCGCGCGCTCTGA
- a CDS encoding SRPBCC family protein: MTAVASPIASNSAPVQHGSFVLERHFAATPAQVFAAWATLEAKRQWFFCSDWPAAQHELDFRIGGRERNRTGPVGGPVHEYDALYHDIVPDQRIILSYSMAIGGSRISVSLLTVDLQAAGSGCQMTLTEQLAVLDDRYPIAERKHGTNEGLNNLAAYLQHA, encoded by the coding sequence ATGACGGCTGTCGCCTCCCCCATTGCCAGCAACTCTGCGCCCGTGCAGCACGGCAGCTTTGTGCTGGAACGACACTTTGCCGCAACGCCGGCGCAAGTGTTTGCGGCCTGGGCCACGCTTGAGGCCAAGCGGCAGTGGTTTTTCTGCAGCGACTGGCCAGCCGCGCAGCATGAACTCGATTTTCGGATTGGCGGCCGTGAGCGCAATCGCACCGGACCGGTCGGTGGGCCGGTGCACGAATATGACGCGCTGTATCACGACATTGTGCCCGACCAGCGAATCATTCTGAGTTACAGCATGGCCATCGGTGGCAGCCGTATTTCGGTGTCACTGCTGACCGTTGATCTGCAAGCCGCCGGTAGCGGCTGCCAGATGACACTGACCGAGCAGTTGGCGGTGCTGGATGACCGGTATCCCATTGCCGAACGCAAACACGGGACCAACGAAGGGCTGAACAATCTTGCCGCGTATTTGCAACACGCATAA
- a CDS encoding ArsR/SmtB family transcription factor, translated as MAVDPLSATFAALADPTRRAILARLASGESSVTELAEPFDMTMPAVTKHLKVLEKAGLITRGKAKQWRPCKLKAQPLKEVAGWVEQYRQFWEQRLDRLEEYLRVLQAEEAAPPAASGAEASATEPAPATGKSRSRRSKK; from the coding sequence ATGGCTGTCGACCCGCTCAGCGCCACCTTTGCCGCCCTTGCCGACCCGACCCGGCGGGCGATTCTGGCCCGGTTGGCATCGGGTGAGAGCTCGGTGACCGAGCTGGCCGAGCCGTTCGACATGACCATGCCGGCGGTGACTAAGCATCTGAAGGTGCTGGAAAAAGCCGGGCTGATCACCCGCGGCAAGGCCAAGCAGTGGCGGCCCTGCAAGCTCAAGGCGCAGCCGTTGAAGGAGGTGGCCGGCTGGGTCGAGCAATACCGGCAATTCTGGGAACAGCGACTGGATCGGCTGGAAGAGTATTTGCGGGTGTTGCAAGCCGAAGAAGCCGCGCCGCCAGCCGCAAGCGGCGCGGAAGCGTCAGCCACCGAGCCTGCCCCGGCCACAGGCAAATCCCGCTCACGGAGGAGCAAAAAATGA
- a CDS encoding FKBP-type peptidyl-prolyl cis-trans isomerase, with protein sequence MSLALEITDLREGDGKAIAKGALITAHYRGFLDDGTPFDSSHDRGKPFQCVIGTGRVIKGWDQGLIGMKVGGIRKLFVPAHLAYGERQMGPRIKPHSNLIFEIELLEVLTRDD encoded by the coding sequence ATGAGCTTGGCACTGGAAATCACAGACCTGCGCGAAGGCGACGGCAAGGCAATTGCCAAAGGCGCGCTGATCACGGCGCACTACCGCGGCTTTCTCGACGACGGCACGCCGTTCGATTCCTCGCATGATCGCGGCAAGCCATTTCAATGCGTGATCGGCACTGGCCGGGTCATCAAAGGCTGGGACCAAGGCCTAATCGGCATGAAAGTCGGCGGCATCCGCAAACTGTTTGTGCCGGCCCATCTCGCCTACGGCGAACGGCAAATGGGCCCGCGGATCAAGCCCCACTCCAACCTGATCTTTGAAATCGAATTGCTGGAAGTGCTGACGCGTGATGACTGA
- a CDS encoding DNA alkylation repair protein: MAVTSRTTANKVAVKAKAGTPAKTAVKKTTKNKTAITTAGAKAIVETKAVAKKAVTKKTVAKQTAAATPSVPELLDVAMAALKRASSKAVRDGMTRFNIPNTNALGVKMADIQKVGKQLGRHHELAEALWKTGVYEARMLCAYVAEPERVTPAQMDRWAKDFDNWAVCDTLCFALWDRTPHAWKKAEQWTKKTAEFEKRAGFALFWCLSVHDKAAPDAGFLKGLQLIESGATDERHFVKKAVNMALRAIGKRNKALNAAAVTVATRLAASQDATARWIGKDALREITSPVVRKRVANK, encoded by the coding sequence ATGGCAGTGACATCACGCACCACAGCGAACAAGGTCGCTGTAAAAGCCAAGGCCGGCACACCTGCCAAGACGGCTGTAAAAAAGACCACGAAGAATAAAACCGCTATAACAACTGCCGGCGCAAAAGCAATTGTCGAGACAAAAGCCGTCGCCAAAAAGGCCGTCACAAAAAAGACCGTCGCAAAACAGACCGCAGCAGCAACGCCATCGGTTCCCGAGTTGCTGGACGTGGCAATGGCCGCGCTCAAGCGCGCCAGCAGCAAGGCCGTGCGCGATGGCATGACCCGCTTCAATATACCCAACACCAACGCGCTCGGCGTCAAAATGGCCGATATCCAGAAAGTCGGCAAGCAACTGGGCCGCCATCACGAACTCGCCGAAGCTCTGTGGAAAACGGGCGTTTATGAGGCGCGCATGCTCTGTGCGTACGTCGCCGAGCCCGAGCGTGTAACACCCGCACAAATGGACCGTTGGGCTAAAGATTTTGATAACTGGGCCGTCTGCGACACGCTCTGCTTCGCGCTGTGGGACCGCACGCCCCACGCCTGGAAAAAAGCCGAGCAATGGACCAAGAAGACCGCTGAGTTTGAAAAGCGCGCGGGCTTTGCTTTGTTCTGGTGCCTGTCGGTACATGACAAAGCCGCGCCCGATGCGGGCTTCTTGAAAGGACTACAACTAATCGAGTCCGGCGCGACCGACGAGCGTCACTTTGTCAAAAAGGCGGTGAACATGGCGCTGCGCGCCATCGGCAAACGCAACAAAGCCCTGAACGCCGCCGCCGTGACCGTCGCCACCCGCCTTGCTGCATCGCAAGATGCAACCGCCAGATGGATCGGCAAAGATGCACTACGAGAAATCACCAGCCCCGTCGTCAGGAAACGCGTCGCCAATAAATAG
- a CDS encoding RidA family protein, with the protein MKNTVETYTPPDTPTPIGPYNHIAKVGHLISIGGTAGFDPATGQLAGADVYTQCKQILKSFQVMLQSVNSDLDHVMHINVFLLHMSDFDEMNKAYVEMMAKHWPTRTVIGVHELPKPGVLLTMNLTAVTRMP; encoded by the coding sequence ATGAAAAACACCGTAGAAACCTACACACCACCCGACACGCCCACCCCCATTGGCCCGTACAACCACATCGCCAAAGTTGGCCACCTGATCAGCATTGGCGGAACCGCCGGGTTTGACCCAGCGACCGGCCAACTCGCCGGCGCCGATGTGTATACGCAGTGCAAACAGATCCTCAAATCGTTTCAGGTCATGCTGCAGTCCGTGAATTCCGATTTGGACCATGTCATGCACATCAATGTGTTTCTGCTACACATGAGCGACTTTGACGAAATGAACAAAGCCTACGTTGAGATGATGGCAAAACATTGGCCAACACGGACGGTAATCGGTGTGCACGAGCTGCCCAAACCTGGCGTCTTGCTGACTATGAATTTGACTGCGGTTACCAGAATGCCGTAG
- a CDS encoding ATP-binding protein, translating into MNRTSTVEEAFPRGLLRPELFIGVLSSVSAQAVRFNLNDAGSPSGAHYLGGRYGKGEVGEFVLIEGQINLLLGRVVEIHLPESERRSVDAFHSKVIDLDAVGTIQLLGSVAMDSLRVTAGVESYPRLGDRVYAAPHNFVADLPSLMEPEGSPGSTVLLKLGSIDVALESAVSIRPEKLFGRHCAILGTTGGGKSWTTARIIEECLKFKAKIILLDATGEYRGFRGAFVRHLHLGTPVNKATDSEARSLPPTSFVESDFIALFEPAGKVQGPKLRAAMRSLRLAKLVPAVATNGIIKKIDQSKVPVVTAEQQAGVGARLDDPCQEFDVGNLIAQIEQECVYPDGFGAARGSKDTTKWGGDSGEVSYCLSLMSRISAVLTSPSFGCVFNSTAPALTDAIDNFVTDNGRLLRICLSGVAYEFKAREIVANVIGRHLLNKARGGAFATSPVVVIVDEAHNFLGRQIGGEDAVARLDAFELIAKEGRKFGLNICLTTQRPRDITEGVLSQMGTLVVHRLTNDRDREVVERACGEIDRSASSFLPNLKPGEAAIIGADFPIPLTIQIFPPDAEPKSDGPNYQKCWKADPATP; encoded by the coding sequence ATGAATAGAACATCTACAGTCGAGGAAGCGTTCCCCCGTGGCCTGCTTCGCCCGGAGCTGTTCATTGGTGTTTTGTCTTCAGTCTCCGCTCAAGCGGTTCGATTCAATTTGAATGATGCAGGGTCGCCAAGTGGTGCGCATTACCTCGGAGGACGTTACGGCAAGGGGGAGGTTGGTGAGTTTGTTTTGATTGAAGGTCAGATAAATCTATTGCTCGGCCGAGTCGTTGAAATCCATCTACCAGAATCAGAGCGTCGCTCAGTAGATGCATTTCATTCGAAGGTCATCGACCTGGACGCAGTTGGAACAATCCAACTGCTTGGCTCAGTCGCGATGGATTCATTGCGCGTCACTGCTGGCGTTGAGTCCTACCCCCGCCTTGGGGACCGAGTTTATGCTGCACCTCACAACTTTGTTGCCGACCTGCCAAGCTTGATGGAGCCGGAAGGAAGCCCTGGGAGTACGGTACTCCTGAAGCTGGGTTCCATCGATGTTGCTCTCGAAAGTGCTGTCTCGATTCGGCCCGAGAAGCTCTTTGGCCGCCACTGCGCGATTCTTGGGACAACCGGGGGCGGTAAAAGTTGGACGACAGCGCGCATCATCGAGGAGTGCTTGAAATTCAAAGCCAAGATCATCCTCCTCGATGCAACTGGTGAATACCGGGGCTTCAGGGGGGCATTCGTGAGGCATTTGCACCTCGGTACTCCTGTCAACAAGGCTACCGATTCGGAGGCTCGCTCTCTTCCACCAACTAGCTTTGTAGAATCTGATTTTATCGCCCTGTTCGAGCCCGCAGGGAAAGTGCAGGGACCCAAGTTGCGCGCTGCGATGCGTAGCCTTCGATTGGCGAAGCTAGTGCCTGCCGTAGCAACGAATGGGATCATCAAGAAAATAGACCAGTCAAAGGTCCCCGTTGTCACGGCAGAGCAGCAAGCTGGCGTTGGGGCAAGACTTGACGATCCGTGTCAGGAGTTTGACGTAGGCAATCTCATTGCTCAGATCGAGCAAGAATGCGTGTATCCGGACGGCTTTGGGGCGGCCCGCGGCTCGAAGGATACAACCAAATGGGGCGGCGACTCTGGCGAGGTCTCCTATTGCCTGTCTCTAATGTCTCGAATCAGCGCAGTTCTGACTTCCCCATCGTTTGGCTGCGTCTTCAATTCAACTGCCCCTGCGCTGACTGATGCGATCGATAACTTCGTTACCGACAACGGGAGGCTGCTTCGAATTTGTCTGAGTGGCGTAGCCTACGAATTCAAGGCTCGGGAGATTGTTGCGAACGTTATCGGAAGACATCTTTTGAATAAGGCACGTGGCGGCGCATTCGCAACCTCGCCAGTCGTTGTTATCGTAGATGAGGCGCACAATTTCCTAGGAAGGCAAATTGGTGGCGAGGACGCCGTGGCTCGGCTTGACGCGTTTGAGTTAATCGCCAAGGAAGGTCGGAAGTTTGGTTTGAACATTTGCCTCACCACACAGCGGCCACGCGACATAACAGAAGGTGTTTTGAGTCAGATGGGAACACTCGTTGTTCATCGGCTAACGAATGACAGAGACCGAGAGGTGGTTGAACGGGCATGCGGCGAAATTGATCGCTCCGCGTCCTCCTTCCTTCCGAACCTGAAGCCGGGTGAGGCTGCGATCATCGGTGCAGATTTTCCAATACCGCTGACGATACAAATATTTCCCCCAGATGCTGAGCCAAAGTCTGACGGCCCAAACTATCAGAAGTGCTGGAAAGCTGATCCTGCTACGCCGTAA